A window from Bufo bufo chromosome 1, aBufBuf1.1, whole genome shotgun sequence encodes these proteins:
- the LOC120989375 gene encoding olfactory receptor 1468-like, whose protein sequence is MLLDVSFNFLLYLQTNLTVVAEFILLGFQGSQLLRNLLFLLFLVVFVATICGNLLIIILVSTSKNLHTPMYFFISQLSISDILLPTTIVPNLLHILLNNGGTVSFIGCMTQFYFFDCSEVLECFLLAVMSYDRYVAICNPLRYTSIMTNRFCVTLIIISWLMGNVISFIGTITSSKLNFCGSNIIDHLFCDLVPLLDLSCSDTFSVHLVIFVLGAPTLTVATSIIVVSYIYIVISVLRIPSSTGRQKAFSTCSSHLIVVSIFYGTIFSVYVLPKREQTWVSSKILSLLYTVFTPFINPIIYSLRNKDIKKAVQQTLHKLISRNKH, encoded by the coding sequence ATGTTACTAGATGTTTCCTTTAATTTCTTACTGTACTTGCAGACAAATCTGACTGTGGTCGCAGAGTTTATCCTTTTAGGATTTCAAGGCAGCCAACTTTTGAGAAATCTTCTATTTCTTCTGTTCCTTGTTGTTTTTGTTGCCACAATATGTGGGAACCTCCTGATCATCATCCTCGTGTCCACCAGCAAGAATCTCCACACCCCAATGTATTTCTTCATCTCACAACTGTCCATCAGTGACATCCTATTACCCACAACTATTGTCCCCAACCTGCTCCACATCCTACTGAATAATGGAGGAACCGTCAGTTTTATTGGTTGTATgactcagttttatttttttgattgctcTGAAGTATTAGAGTGTTTTCTTCTCGCCGTGATgtcttatgacagatatgtggccATCTGTAATCCCCTCCGTTACACCTCCATCATGACAAATAGATTTTGTGTTACATTAATCATTATTAGTTGGTTGATGGGTAATGTTATTTCATTCATTGGTACGATAACATCATCAAAACTAAACTTTTGTGGGTCAAATATCATCGACCATTTATTCTGTGACCTTGTCCCCTTACTAGACCTGTCCTGTTCTGACACCTTCTCTGTTCACTTGGTGATTTTTGTTTTGGGAGCTCCAACTCTAACGGTCGCAACCTCAATCATTGTAGTGTCTTATATTTACATTGTTATATCAGTCTTAAGGATCCCATCCAGTACTGGTAGAcagaaagccttctccacctgtagCTCCCACCTCATTGTGGTCTCCATTTTTTACGGGACTATATTTAGTGTTTACGTTTTACCTAAGAGAGAACAGACTTGGGTCAGTAGTAAGATCCTCTCTCTGCTGTATACCGTATTTACTCCATTTATTAACCCcattatatacagtctgaggaaTAAAGACATTAAGAAAGCCGTACAGCAAACATTACATAAACTCATATCCCGTAATAAACATTAA